In one window of Skermanella rosea DNA:
- the nagZ gene encoding beta-N-acetylhexosaminidase, whose product MSASKSVLSGKRPAAVVYGCAGLSLSEEEREFFRLADPFGFILFRRNCQSRDQVRALVSELRASVGRADAPVLIDQEGGRVARMRPPEWAAHPAARRIGDLAVGDPEAGAEAAWLNARLLAAMLHEVGITVDCAPVCDVPVDGSHDVIGDRAFSDDPELVASLARISCTGLLDGGVLPVIKHLPGHGRALCDSHLEQPLVEAGRAELARSDFLPFEVVSDMPLGMVAHVVYRELDPVHPASTSRIVIQSVIREQIGFDGLLFCDDLSMEALAGTVAERAAAVLEAGCDVVLHCNGRLEEMRDLLGVVPPLTDAAAVRWERALTFLKPPGRGDVDAMRERLDGLLEGDALDPGADLVA is encoded by the coding sequence TTGTCCGCCAGTAAGTCCGTTCTCTCCGGGAAGCGTCCCGCCGCCGTCGTCTATGGCTGTGCCGGCCTGAGCCTGAGCGAGGAAGAGCGGGAGTTCTTCCGCCTCGCCGACCCCTTCGGTTTCATCCTGTTCCGCCGCAATTGCCAGTCCCGAGACCAGGTCCGCGCCCTGGTCTCGGAGCTGCGCGCCTCGGTCGGCCGGGCTGACGCGCCGGTGCTGATCGACCAGGAGGGCGGCCGGGTCGCGCGCATGCGCCCGCCGGAATGGGCTGCCCACCCGGCGGCCCGGCGGATCGGCGACTTGGCGGTCGGCGACCCGGAGGCGGGGGCGGAGGCTGCGTGGCTGAACGCGCGGCTGCTGGCCGCGATGCTTCACGAGGTCGGCATCACGGTCGATTGCGCGCCGGTGTGCGACGTGCCGGTGGACGGCTCCCACGACGTGATCGGCGACCGGGCCTTCTCGGACGATCCGGAGCTGGTCGCGAGCCTCGCCCGGATCTCCTGCACCGGGCTGCTGGACGGCGGCGTGCTGCCGGTGATCAAGCACCTGCCGGGCCATGGCCGGGCGCTGTGCGACAGCCACCTGGAGCAGCCGCTGGTCGAGGCGGGCCGGGCGGAGCTGGCGCGCAGCGACTTCCTGCCGTTCGAGGTGGTGTCGGACATGCCGCTGGGCATGGTCGCCCATGTCGTCTACCGGGAGCTGGACCCGGTCCATCCCGCGAGCACGTCGCGCATCGTCATCCAGTCGGTGATCCGGGAGCAGATCGGCTTCGACGGGCTGCTGTTCTGCGACGACCTGTCGATGGAGGCCCTGGCCGGCACCGTCGCCGAGCGCGCCGCGGCGGTCCTGGAGGCCGGCTGCGACGTGGTCCTGCACTGCAACGGCAGGCTGGAGGAGATGCGCGACCTGCTGGGCGTGGTGCCGCCGCTGACCGACGCCGCCGCCGTGCGGTGGGAGCGGGCTTTGACCTTCCTGAAGCCGCCGGGGCGGGGTGACGTTGATGCCATGCGCGAGCGGCTGGACGGGCTGCTGGAGGGCGATGCCCTGGATCCCGGCGCGGACCTGGTGGCCTGA
- a CDS encoding SPOR domain-containing protein, which yields MSQYDRRDPYGRDDHGPEGDGRDEYAAGNGPDAEDARYMPRDLRVEPRVYQRGSYRPNPDARPARGRRRLLAPILAGVGLVLFFAIVWLTYTGGQDGGTDGGMPLIKADGSPVKMRPDQPGGMAVPHQDKLIYDRLKAETGNTETAAVERLLPPPETPLPRPEPPQAAPEPVPQLPPAAAGAPVPLSQDMAASEQPGLVEDEGPAEEVPPPAAIPAPPPPVAAAPAPPPAPAPAARPVPLAPPAAPPQTAALPPPAPPAPAASSGGGGFRLQIASVKSEDGARAEFQRLQRRYPEILGGLGVNYVRADLGAKGVYYRVQAGPVDEARASSICSSLKAQSVGCIIVRQ from the coding sequence ATGAGCCAGTACGATCGCCGAGACCCCTATGGCCGGGACGACCACGGACCGGAGGGCGATGGCCGGGACGAGTATGCCGCCGGCAACGGTCCCGACGCCGAGGATGCCCGGTACATGCCCCGCGACCTGCGGGTCGAGCCGCGGGTCTACCAGCGCGGCTCCTACCGGCCCAATCCCGACGCGCGGCCCGCGCGCGGCCGGCGCCGGCTGTTGGCGCCGATCCTGGCCGGCGTGGGGCTGGTGCTGTTCTTCGCGATCGTCTGGCTGACCTATACCGGCGGCCAGGACGGCGGTACCGACGGCGGCATGCCGCTGATCAAGGCCGACGGGTCCCCGGTCAAGATGCGCCCGGACCAGCCCGGCGGCATGGCCGTGCCGCACCAGGACAAGCTGATCTACGACAGGTTGAAGGCCGAGACCGGCAATACCGAGACCGCGGCGGTCGAGCGGCTGCTGCCCCCGCCGGAGACGCCGCTGCCGCGTCCCGAGCCGCCGCAGGCGGCGCCGGAGCCGGTCCCGCAGCTTCCGCCGGCGGCGGCCGGCGCGCCGGTGCCGCTGTCCCAGGACATGGCGGCGTCGGAGCAGCCGGGCCTGGTCGAGGACGAGGGGCCGGCGGAGGAAGTCCCGCCGCCCGCCGCGATCCCGGCGCCTCCGCCGCCCGTGGCCGCCGCTCCGGCACCGCCGCCGGCGCCGGCTCCCGCGGCGCGTCCGGTGCCGCTTGCACCGCCCGCGGCACCCCCGCAGACGGCGGCCCTGCCGCCGCCGGCACCCCCGGCTCCCGCGGCATCCTCGGGCGGCGGAGGGTTCCGTCTCCAGATCGCCTCGGTGAAGTCCGAGGACGGCGCGCGGGCCGAGTTCCAGCGGCTCCAGCGCCGCTATCCCGAGATCCTGGGAGGTCTGGGCGTCAACTATGTCCGGGCCGACCTGGGTGCCAAGGGTGTCTATTACCGGGTGCAGGCCGGGCCGGTGGACGAGGCCCGCGCCTCGTCGATCTGTTCGTCGCTGAAGGCCCAGAGCGTCGGGTGCATAATTGTCCGCCAGTAA
- a CDS encoding site-2 protease family protein, translated as MPDIGQFLFDASVWVIPVIVAITFHEAAHGYVAWKLGDDTAKVLGRVTFNPLRHVDPFGTVVLPAIMYFTTSFLFGWAKPVPVNFRRLRNPRYGMVLVALAGPAINIVLAFFSAWALRWVGLLPDEALLWVQQSLVIAVQINVILAVFNMIPLPPLDGGRVAVGLLPRQLAMPIARIEPYGLFILIGVLFILPLIGTQLGYNLSVLPWLLGPPVEYVIRLLGFVTGHG; from the coding sequence ATGCCGGATATCGGGCAGTTCCTGTTCGACGCGTCGGTCTGGGTGATCCCGGTCATCGTGGCGATCACCTTCCACGAGGCGGCCCACGGCTATGTCGCGTGGAAGCTGGGCGACGACACGGCGAAGGTGCTGGGGCGGGTGACCTTCAACCCGCTGCGCCATGTCGATCCGTTCGGCACGGTGGTGCTGCCCGCGATCATGTATTTCACCACCTCCTTCCTGTTCGGCTGGGCCAAGCCGGTTCCGGTCAATTTCAGGCGGCTGCGCAACCCGCGCTACGGCATGGTGCTGGTGGCGCTGGCCGGGCCGGCGATCAACATCGTCCTGGCCTTCTTCTCCGCCTGGGCGCTGCGCTGGGTCGGGCTGCTGCCGGACGAGGCCCTGCTGTGGGTCCAGCAGAGCCTGGTGATCGCGGTCCAGATCAACGTGATCCTGGCGGTCTTCAACATGATCCCGCTGCCGCCGCTGGACGGCGGCCGGGTCGCGGTCGGGCTGCTGCCGCGCCAGCTCGCGATGCCGATCGCCCGGATCGAGCCCTACGGGCTGTTCATCCTGATCGGCGTGCTGTTCATCCTGCCGCTGATCGGGACGCAGCTCGGATATAACCTCAGCGTGCTGCCCTGGCTGCTGGGGCCGCCGGTCGAGTATGTCATCCGGCTGCTCGGCTTCGTGACCGGACACGGCTGA